A window of the Pedobacter frigiditerrae genome harbors these coding sequences:
- a CDS encoding glycosyltransferase family 1 protein, with the protein MKFILIGNYPPDQQESMQRYTNGLAYNLKQKKVSVEIWLPTVFFGRLVKSPHHGLGKWLNYIDKWLIFPIVISARLFMRKKHFRDISFHVCDHSNSPYLNYLPAVRSGITCHDVLAIRGAFGDKDAHCEASRTGKILQRWILSHLKKTTILTAVSHLTMKQLVELCEFEPVKLHAQWKVIYNTFNAEFKPMASAKAKKLLAAKIPENRDFILHVGSSLARKNRKMLLDMVHELGEHWNGVICYAGQSIDEALVNHARDLGLEHRLIGIETPSHEVLVALYSSCTAFVFPSFSEGFGWPLIEAQACGAPVLASNAAPMPEISNGSALHANPYDAASFAKAFSRLLTEKDSLIERGYENCKRFDPETLTTQFINLYKPGYK; encoded by the coding sequence ATGAAGTTTATATTAATTGGCAATTATCCTCCCGATCAACAAGAAAGTATGCAGAGGTATACCAATGGTCTTGCGTATAATCTAAAACAAAAAAAAGTGAGTGTTGAAATTTGGTTACCCACAGTTTTTTTTGGTAGGTTGGTTAAATCACCTCATCATGGTTTAGGAAAATGGCTAAATTATATCGACAAGTGGCTAATTTTTCCAATTGTTATTAGCGCTAGATTGTTCATGAGGAAAAAGCATTTTAGGGATATTTCTTTTCATGTTTGCGACCATTCTAACTCACCTTACCTTAACTATTTGCCTGCAGTGAGGAGCGGGATTACTTGCCATGATGTATTGGCGATAAGAGGCGCATTTGGCGATAAAGATGCTCATTGTGAGGCTTCTCGAACAGGGAAAATTTTGCAAAGGTGGATTTTAAGCCATTTAAAAAAAACAACGATACTTACTGCTGTATCGCATCTTACTATGAAGCAGCTTGTGGAGTTGTGTGAATTTGAGCCAGTTAAATTACATGCGCAATGGAAAGTTATTTATAATACCTTTAATGCAGAATTTAAACCAATGGCTAGCGCTAAGGCGAAGAAACTTTTAGCTGCAAAGATTCCAGAAAACCGTGATTTTATTTTACATGTCGGCTCAAGTTTGGCTCGAAAAAACCGGAAGATGTTGTTGGATATGGTTCATGAACTAGGAGAACACTGGAATGGCGTAATTTGTTACGCTGGTCAAAGCATAGATGAGGCCCTTGTAAACCATGCCAGGGATTTAGGTCTTGAACACCGGCTAATTGGCATAGAAACGCCTAGTCATGAAGTGTTAGTGGCTTTATATAGTAGCTGTACCGCTTTTGTTTTTCCGTCTTTTTCTGAGGGTTTCGGATGGCCTTTAATTGAAGCACAAGCATGTGGTGCACCAGTTTTAGCCAGCAATGCTGCACCAATGCCAGAGATAAGTAATGGGAGCGCTTTGCATGCAAATCCATATGATGCTGCAAGTTTTGCGAAAGCATTTTCGCGGTTGCTAACAGAAAAAGATTCTTTAATAGAAAGAGGATATGAAAATTGTAAGCGGTTTGATCCTGAAACTTTAACCACACAGTTCATTAATTTATATAAGCCAGGATATAAATGA